CAGTCCGGTCTCCAACGGAGTCCTGGTGATCCCCATCGCCGGGGACAGCGAGGAGGACATCAGCGACAACGTCACCCTCAGCAGTTTCCTTCCGGAAAGCGACCGCTGTGTTTAGGAAGGACTTGTTTTTTCTGGGTGCTTGCGGACTCAACTTTACCGTAGCGTCGTTCGTTGGAAGCAGGATTTCATGCAACGGTTGGAtgaaagcaaaattaaaaacaaaaaaatcatacagggGGCTCCTACTTACTGACACTTGGGCACCCAAAAATTCACCTATttgcactccccccccccccaccacgcattttttatttttttttggaggcggGGCAATCCCAAAACCACTTACTGGTGGTGTATCACTGCTTGtttaagaatttttttagctttaaaaaaattcaacaaaataaatgttactGTATtatcaattactgtaattaccgccacgctagcgccgctgcactaacagggtcgcttacaaaaaaaaaaaaaaaaacacaccagtaaaaatcactgcgacacggcAGTAGCATGctaccgctaacagggccggaccggtaaaagtcactccctcggcaaatatattccaccggtctctctcttaccttttctgctcgagtgcccccttgcggccgttagaaaaaaaaaaaaatgcacaaattagccgcatcaccgcataaaccgcagggttgaaagcgtgtgaaagtcAGCACAGGCCAAAGACACGCCAATCAATAACTTTTTAGTATTCTCATTTTTTCTCATAACATTAGCATTCTCGTTTATTTTCTTCTGGGCAGCTCAGTGAACGAACGATTAGCGCGTACCAGTTCTCAGGTTCCGcgtttgaattttttgtaaTCGGTGATAAGGAAGTCTACTGACGCGATCCTGGGACATAAAGATCTTCGGAATTCAGGCTTATTCCTGGAAGTTATGGAGAGTTTTGCTTGTATGGTTATGTATTTGCTCCGCTAAATGGATAAAAATCTCGTTAAGAAATCAAATCGGCAAAAATACTCGCGGCCATTCCTCGTAAACGTGTCATTCATGAGCTGATTCTATTTAATAAATCTACATGTACGGGGTGAGGGCTTCATCTACTGTATCCTGCTCATATGGCGCCCCCCgatcccccccccaaccccccttcTCACGCAATGGACTCTTCCACCTTATCACATAGTGTTACGTTTTCCAGGTAGCTGACGAGAAATCTTGATTTGCGGGCCAATGTTTGTCTATGTTCTCAAGTAGGGAACCTCTACTGCATCGTAAACCCAGAAAAGAAGCAGAACCGGCCCATGCGCGCGTACACGTCCTTCAGTTCCGTGACCCGCGTGACGATTTACAACGTTAGGCGATCTTCGGTGCGCTGCTTCCTCAAAGTTGCGAGCGTCCGTGTTTACCTTCCGTGGATCCGAACGGAATCCGCGTCAGGCCTGAATCGAAGTCATTCGAAGCCTCGTGGGGTCGACTTCCCTCGTTTGTGCTTGAGCTGGTGGCGGATTCCTGCCGCTGttccgtgcccccccccccctaaaaaaaaaaaaaaaaaaaaggaaaaagcggCGGAATGCTTTTGAGCGGCCAGCCTTGGAGGAGGCCGCCGACACGATCCAGACTACCGCTGATCATCATCTCGCTGATGACCATATAAAGTTTTAAATGTGGGACTTTAGCagctgaagggggggggggggggaaggaaaTCAGCCAGCATTTTTTCCAATAGTGTGCGCTCCCCcccattgcactttttttttccacccccccccccccattctggAGGCTGGCCACACAGGAAACATTAACCTCCTCCTGCATTTGCCTCCGCTGCTTGACCTGACCTGCGGGCATtcattcgggggggggggggggggggggggcaatatgagggggtgggggcttcACTCAAACAAGGCCACGAAGCTGACATCACATCTGCAGTAGTCGGTCTGTAGCTGAAGATTTAGGAATTGTGTGCATTTGCACATGCACACGAGTATGAAaaataaggaataaaaaagaaaaaaatcgtcATGAAATAATGTAATTACGCGTATAAAAGTAAATGAAATAATCCATGGAATATAtaattattacaaaaataaaatactataaAGGTACAGCGAGGGATTGAAAAACAGACAAGGAAAAAGTATgccatgcccaaaaaaaaaaagtctaattaaaataaaagtgatgcagaataaaaatatttggggaaaaaaatcctttaaaaatcaaaatgtcaaatacTGTTATTATAATACCCTCTAATAAAAAGTAAAACGAGAAAACCCAGCTaaccattgatttaaaaaaaaaaaaaaagatttgaatgaTAATAACGGTGAAAAGCTCTGTATATGTTCTTTCTGGgactaaaaaaatgtcataaaaagttcACCCTGCCCCCaaataaatagtaaaataaaactaaaagaaTAGTAttctattttaaatgaaaataaatagtaAAACAGTCAAAATGTGAAATGCAGAGCAATTTATACTccagaataaataataaaattgaatCTGTAgtcaaaaacatcaaatatttttgtcttattttaattgaaataaaaatcatttaaaaatacaattataaaGGAGGTTGAACATAAAGTCATTTCTATTtataaaataagacaaaaattaTATTCAGAAAACATAAATTAAATAGCCAAATAGGTGAAAATgggttgaaatttaaaaaaaaaatatatatatatatatacacgtgtgtgtgatTGTCCAAATTTCTAACCCTataaaaccaaataaaatgCATGTATGACTCGACATCAACATCTCGGATGCTGCCCTCGTTATTTATTTACTGTGCAGGCTGCGATCCGGCGACGGATGTGCGGTTGTACACAGCAGGCCCGAAACCACGCAGACCCCCAGACAACCCCCAAATActtgaccccccaccccccccacccccacttacCTCCCTACCTCCACCTCCGCTCACGCAATGTAAACTCCTGGCTAACAAGAACAATCTGTGCAGACCGGatggggtggaggtggggggggggggggtacagatgaagaaaaaggaaagagggaggaaaagagggagggagggagggtggGAGGTCTCCCCCTCGCTTTCAACGCCGTCTGTCTCGACCGTTCCAGGCTGGGAAAGCGCACGTGGACCACTTTGCCACGCTCGCCATTCAAGCGTCGACTTCGCCACCCTCCATCGGAACTTTTCACCCACGgcgactcttcttcttctccttcttcttctaccCTGCTGGCTGCgggtaagttgttttttttttttttctttccatccgTCACCCTGAATGCAGCACAAGAAGCTCAGAGACTGCAAAGGTACCGTGATGCCTTCAAGGAAGCCTCCATTGTGAGGACATTTGAGCTTTTTAGTTATAAGGAAgacattttcagtcattttgaCTTTAGTTTCGTAAAAAAGGATTCAGTTTGAATGTTTATGTGTCACACTACACCACACgagcgtctgtgtgtgtgtgtatggctcggaaaatgatttaaaaaaaaaaagtgaactcaGCCCCCTTGGCCGGTAGAAAGTTTCACTTGGCCCAGCGAGAACagggcctaaaaaaaaaaacccatcaaacGTCGCGTTTCAGCAAACTCGGGAAAGTGAAACGTCGCGTTACGACCTTACGACCTCAGCAAAAGCATCAAAATACCGCTTAGGTGACAAAAAACACACGGCTGCAATTTTAAGTGGCCTTCGTGGGGGGGCTGACAATTCACTCATTTGCCCCTCAAAGAAAGTTTTGAGgtcatttcaaaaatgaaattcgCCCCCATCACCAGTTCAGCCATTGAAACGGAGCGGGTGGACAAGCGCGGGTTCGGTTCCCACCCAGTGACGGTGTCGACATGtgcccggcgaccagttcagggtgtagtccaccaccgccaccctcgtgaggataagcggcttggaaaatagataaATGCAAGTCCATCTTGAGATTCTGTATGAAAAAGTCTCCAGGACCGATGCCCCGTATGGAACGCCgggtcagccattttggttagAGGGGGTGTGGCCTTTCGGGGTGACTCCACCCGCTTGCGGCCAGTTCAGAAAAATTCATACGCAGTTGACAGGCGCCTGCACGAGATGGTTCGTCTCAATCAAGCTCCtcatttcataaaatatttgatACTCCTTCGAGTTCAAACTTTACAAAAATGATACATGATATGACTACTCAGGCCTGGTGGTGGGACCCACCACTTTGGTACTTTCTTATCGAACTCGCCGTGGCAAGGGTTTGCGTCGGAGCGACCCGATTGGTCGGCCGCCGCCGGCTTTGAAACATGACATAATTCCGTCATCACGGCTTTTCTGTGGGCGATGTCGCCTTTGAGCGCAAAAATCTGAGCTGAGCAGAAGAAGAAATCGAGTCCGAGTCGTGaccgtttgtgtttttccagaTCCTGGAGGGAAATGAATCTGGCTTTGTACGACTCCGCCGAGGGCAGCGCCGACTTTGAGGAACCGGACGTCGTCACGGCCTCCGTGGGCCCCCCGGACCGCCGGTCCGCGACTTCACACTTCCTGGTCCAGATGGTGGACTTCCTGCGGGACCACATGTTCTCGGTCCTGGCGGCGGTCTCCCTGCTCCTGATTCTGGCCCTCGCCGCGTGCGCCGTCGTTTTTCTGACGCGGCGTCGTCGAGGCAACGCCTACTACCCGTCGTCGTACCCCGCCAAGATGTACGTGGACCAGCTGGACAAGAACGGCGGGGTGAGAGGGTTTCGCGAAGTTCTGGACAAGAAAAAGGAGCCG
This DNA window, taken from Syngnathoides biaculeatus isolate LvHL_M chromosome 17, ASM1980259v1, whole genome shotgun sequence, encodes the following:
- the tmem119b gene encoding transmembrane protein 119b — encoded protein: MNLALYDSAEGSADFEEPDVVTASVGPPDRRSATSHFLVQMVDFLRDHMFSVLAAVSLLLILALAACAVVFLTRRRRGNAYYPSSYPAKMYVDQLDKNGGVRGFREVLDKKKEPASDGDSEPVDSHKQLQADIVRAAKSLRTPTRTLEDASKKDESPPSPVAERAGEAVGPPPGGDATNEPGHESRVAAAVKDLRPPSLHLHNDSATLQLIAGEKTAF